CGCGCATGTCGTCAACCGGATCAACGATACCTCTACTGAAATAGTGGCTCCAGATACGATTCACAGTCGCTGTCGCGAAGTATGGGTTTGTCGAGGATGTCATCCAGTCTGCCAGCACTTGCAGGACATCTCCCTGATAATCCGCATCAAGCGACTCACCGCCAAGGAAGGTTGGCAATGCCACTTCACCTCGGTTGCCTTGCACGGACTGATTGATAACACGTCCGGTCGGGTCATAGTAAATAACCTGCTCGTTGTAGAGTTCACCACCACGGACACCTACCTTCCCAGTGAAGGCGGCAAAATTCCAATAGTCGTCCGTCGTCCACTGGTCAAACGGATGTTTATGACATCGCGCACAACTCAAACGGATACCCAGAAATACCTGAGCGGTCGTCTCTGCTCTACCCGCAGGTTGCTGCTCAATGCGATAGTAGTTCGTGGGACCGTGCTGATAAGTGCTCCCTCGCGCTGTGATGAGTTCTTGGACAACCGCGTCGTAAGGTCTATTCTGCGCGACAGCCTCACGTACCCACTCGTGGAAGAGCGTCGCACCGCGTTCGCCGAATGCGCCGTTCCCTAACTGACGCGGATGGATGCGCAACATATCGGCTAATTTTAGCGTGCGTAAGTTCACCCACTCTGGCGTGTCAAGAAGGGTATCAATGAGTTTCGAGCGTTTATCGGGATCTGTATTTGCAAAAAACGCTTTCACCTCATCAGACGTTGGCAGCCGACCTATGGTGTCCAAATAGACTCTACGCATAAACGTATCATCGGTCGTTAGGGCGGAAGGACGAATATTCAGTTTTTTAAGTTTGGCAAGGACAAACTCATCAATGAAGTTATTGGGTGTGAATTCTGGGGCTTGCGATGCCACATCTGTCTTGGAAACCCGTGGAATTGTTACAAATGATGCATCGACAACCCCCAAAAAGCGCGCAATAACCGCTGTCCCTCCCCAGCGGACGCTCGTCACCTCACCGGTAAGGGATACCTCAGCGACGGGTGTATCCTTAGACTCATAGACGGCTTTTTCGGTTACATCTTCAACGGATCCGTCAGAAAAATAGGCGAGCACTTTCAGTTGTGCTGTCTCCCCGACATCAGACAAAACAAAAGTGCTCGGCTCAATTTCAAGTTTCCTAAGACGCGGCTCGTCCTCAGAAAAAGGCGCGCCCGCTTCAATCCAGCGGAGAATCGTTAGTGCTTCATCTGAACTGGGGTCAAATCGCAAACCACCTTCATGTACGATCTGTCCAGTGGGTTTGAGAAAAAAGAGACTCTGCTCTGGTTCAATCAAATTGATGCGTCTGCCACGACTGTGATGGACGATTGGCGCATAATCCGATTCCGGATTCAAGGTTAACAGAGAGAGATTTAGCCCACCCTGCCCGCCAAATTTTCCGTGGCACATACCCGCTGAACACCCATGTTTATCAAGGATAGGCGCGACATCCTTTAGAAATCTGACGGCGGGTTCTGGTTCATCAACTTCACCAAGTGTAGGGGGTGTCGTTGTGGTTGTGAGATTGGCACTGTCTGCTGTGTTCGTGTATGCTGTGAACAGAACGACGCACAGAAAGCATACAAACAGATTTCTGATAGTGGAAATTGAATTCAGGGTCAATATGCGTTTCATCTGAAAACCTCCTTGAAAACCTCGGTGACATGTCCTACAAACTGAAATTCAAGACCAGCTTGAATGTCTTCAGGCACTTCAATGAAGTGTTTTTTGTTGCCTTTTGGCATAATGACTTTCTTGATACCTGCCTGCTTCGCGGCAAGAATCTTTTCCTTCACGCCGCCGATAGGTAACACTCTCCCTCTGAGCGTGAGTTCACCTGTCATGGCGACTTCCGGATTGACTTGTTGCTGTGTGGCAATGGAGGCAAGGGCGGTTGCAATGGTAATACCCGCCGAAGGACCGTCCTTCGGGATCGCCCCTGCTGGCACATGAATATGAATATCGTTTTCCAATAGCTTCGGATCAAATTTGAGGGCATCAGATTGGGATTTGACATAACTGAGCGCGGCTTGTGCGGATTCCTGCATAATCTCACCGATCTGTCCAGTGACACGAAGTTGCGTCTGGGCATTCACTTTCTTAGTCGTCGCAACCTCAATGAAGAGGATTTCGCCACCTGCAGGCGTGACAGATAGTCCTGTTGCCACACCAACGTCGGCTTTACGACTCGCGATTTCGGAATCAAACTTCGCTGGTCCCAAATACCCTTGAATATCCTTCGCTCCAATCGTTGTTCGCTCGGTGTTCCCCTCAGCAACACCGCGTGCGACCTTTCGGCAAAGGGTGCCGAGTTCACGCTCTAAATTTCGCACACCTGCCTCGCGAGTATACTCACCGATGACTTTGTTGATTGCAGTATTCCTGATAGTAATTAACTTACTTTTTAGTCCGTTTTCCGCTAATTGACGCGGTATCAAATACTGCTTGGCGATCATCAGTTTCTCGTTGGAAGTATAGCCGGGAAGTTCTATTGTTTCCATCCGGTCCCGTAATGGCGGTGGAATAGTGTGGAGCTGATTCGCCGTCGTGACAAACATCACTTTCGACAGATCGAACGGTACATCAAGGTAGTTGTCCGTGAACGAATGATTCTGTTCCGGGTCAAGGACTTCCAGAAGTGCGGAAGCCGGGTCACCACGAAAATCAGATCCGAGTTTGTCAATTTCATCAAGCATAAAAACAGGATTGTTCGACTCAGCCTGCCGAATCCCTTTGACGATGCGCCCCGGCATCGAGCCGATATAAGTACGTCGATGCCCGCGGATTTCAGCTTCATCGTGCATACCGCCCAATGAGATACGGACAAACTTCCGGTTCATTGAGCGAGCGATAGACCTACCGAGCGAGGTTTTCCCAACCCCGGGCGGTCCAACAAAACAGAAGATCGGTCCCTTCATATCGTCTTTGAGCATGCAAACAGCGAGGTATTCCAAAATCCGTTCCTTGACTTTCTCCAGATCGTAGTGATCCGCATCAAGAATCTCTTGTGCTGCGGCAATATCCAAAGCATCTTCAGTACTGACACACCAAGGGAGATTTAACAACCAATCCAGATAGTTCCGAGAAACGGTTGATTCGGGTGAGAAAGACTGCATTTTGGCGAGCCGTTTCAATTCTTTTTCCGCCGCCTGTCTCGCTTTGTCTGGCATTTCAGTTTCGCTCAGCTGCTCCCGCATTTCATCAATCTCAAGTCCAAGGTCGTCCGCTTCACCAAGCTCAGTTTGAATAGCCTTGAGTTGTTCCCGGAGATAGTATTCACGCTGCCCCTTATTAATAACGGCTTGTGCATTATTTTGGATTTTGCTTTCTAATTCGTGCAGGTCCAGTTCTTTAGCGAGAATAACAGCAAGTGTATTTAAGCGTTCATGAACGGACACCGCCTCCAAAATGCGTTGCTTATCGTGCGGTTTCAGATCCAGCATAGCGGCGATATAGTCCGCAAGGCGACCCGGTTCATCAATCATAGTTTTGGTCAGGCTACCGTACTCCTCTTGGTAGCGCGATGACATCTGAACAATACGTTGGAACATCTCATCATTGCTGCGAACAAGTGCTTCCACCTCCAAGTCTATTTCGGCGTTAGCAACCGGATCTTCATCATCGCTATCAATGATATGGATGCGAGCCTTAACGAACGGCTCCGTATGTAAAATTTCTTCAATTTGGACGCGCTCCCGTCCATGTGCAAGGAACAATACATCTTCATCATCAGTTTTGTAACGGAGGATGTGAATCAAACTCCCGACTGGGCTGAGGTCGCTCTTTTTAATCTCTTTAATCTTTTCCTTTGAGAGATCTCTTTTTGGACGAAAGATACAAAGTCCCCTGTCATGCTCCATAGCATCCTCAACAGCCGTGGT
The Candidatus Poribacteria bacterium genome window above contains:
- a CDS encoding DUF1549 domain-containing protein, coding for MKRILTLNSISTIRNLFVCFLCVVLFTAYTNTADSANLTTTTTPPTLGEVDEPEPAVRFLKDVAPILDKHGCSAGMCHGKFGGQGGLNLSLLTLNPESDYAPIVHHSRGRRINLIEPEQSLFFLKPTGQIVHEGGLRFDPSSDEALTILRWIEAGAPFSEDEPRLRKLEIEPSTFVLSDVGETAQLKVLAYFSDGSVEDVTEKAVYESKDTPVAEVSLTGEVTSVRWGGTAVIARFLGVVDASFVTIPRVSKTDVASQAPEFTPNNFIDEFVLAKLKKLNIRPSALTTDDTFMRRVYLDTIGRLPTSDEVKAFFANTDPDKRSKLIDTLLDTPEWVNLRTLKLADMLRIHPRQLGNGAFGERGATLFHEWVREAVAQNRPYDAVVQELITARGSTYQHGPTNYYRIEQQPAGRAETTAQVFLGIRLSCARCHKHPFDQWTTDDYWNFAAFTGKVGVRGGELYNEQVIYYDPTGRVINQSVQGNRGEVALPTFLGGESLDADYQGDVLQVLADWMTSSTNPYFATATVNRIWSHYFSRGIVDPVDDMRATTPPSVEGLLEALAEDFVRSGFDTKHVIRRILNSRTYQLSAEPNETNELDDRFFSRFYPRPMMAQVLLDVLNDVTGTEEKYGRYPLGTRSVELPLPVSSRFLSLYGRSGREFLGDLDPKLEPTLTQALHMINSSYVNKKLKSSGGSLSRLIQAKFGNQELINELYLSTLSRFPTDTELQTAEAYIAESPKRRAGCEDLLWALISSRAFLFVR
- the lon gene encoding endopeptidase La, which gives rise to MATKEKEENIDENTAEEEFIQELPLLPLDDLVVFPYMPPVPPFPPHHVALSGKMATTAVEDAMEHDRGLCIFRPKRDLSKEKIKEIKKSDLSPVGSLIHILRYKTDDEDVLFLAHGRERVQIEEILHTEPFVKARIHIIDSDDEDPVANAEIDLEVEALVRSNDEMFQRIVQMSSRYQEEYGSLTKTMIDEPGRLADYIAAMLDLKPHDKQRILEAVSVHERLNTLAVILAKELDLHELESKIQNNAQAVINKGQREYYLREQLKAIQTELGEADDLGLEIDEMREQLSETEMPDKARQAAEKELKRLAKMQSFSPESTVSRNYLDWLLNLPWCVSTEDALDIAAAQEILDADHYDLEKVKERILEYLAVCMLKDDMKGPIFCFVGPPGVGKTSLGRSIARSMNRKFVRISLGGMHDEAEIRGHRRTYIGSMPGRIVKGIRQAESNNPVFMLDEIDKLGSDFRGDPASALLEVLDPEQNHSFTDNYLDVPFDLSKVMFVTTANQLHTIPPPLRDRMETIELPGYTSNEKLMIAKQYLIPRQLAENGLKSKLITIRNTAINKVIGEYTREAGVRNLERELGTLCRKVARGVAEGNTERTTIGAKDIQGYLGPAKFDSEIASRKADVGVATGLSVTPAGGEILFIEVATTKKVNAQTQLRVTGQIGEIMQESAQAALSYVKSQSDALKFDPKLLENDIHIHVPAGAIPKDGPSAGITIATALASIATQQQVNPEVAMTGELTLRGRVLPIGGVKEKILAAKQAGIKKVIMPKGNKKHFIEVPEDIQAGLEFQFVGHVTEVFKEVFR